A region of Thermodesulfobacteriota bacterium DNA encodes the following proteins:
- the gcvH gene encoding glycine cleavage system protein GcvH: MKEIAELNLPDDLRYAKDHEWAKLEGDKVKIGIDDYAQDQLGDIVFVELPEAGTTFSQGEEFGTVESVKAVSELFMPVGGEIVAINTSLEETPEHVNNSPYQDGWMIEVKPSDVAEMDALMDKEAYIKMLKG; this comes from the coding sequence ATGAAAGAAATAGCTGAATTGAATCTGCCGGATGATTTGCGTTATGCAAAAGACCATGAATGGGCAAAGCTCGAAGGTGACAAGGTTAAAATAGGTATTGACGACTATGCCCAGGACCAGCTTGGCGATATCGTTTTCGTAGAATTACCCGAAGCGGGCACCACATTCTCCCAGGGGGAGGAATTTGGTACCGTAGAATCGGTTAAAGCGGTTTCCGAGCTTTTCATGCCCGTCGGAGGAGAAATTGTGGCAATCAATACCTCCCTGGAAGAAACCCCGGAACACGTCAACAACAGTCCTTACCAAGACGGATGGATGATCGAGGTCAAGCCGAGTGATGTGGCGGAAATGGACGCCCTTATGGATAAAGAGGCATATATAAAAATGCTGAAAGGATAA
- the gcvPA gene encoding aminomethyl-transferring glycine dehydrogenase subunit GcvPA produces MRYLPHTDADIASMLKVVGADNLEGLFPTVPKDCRCTDDLKLPKPLTEWELNSSIDMLAGNVAVSPEYKIFIGAGSYEHFIPSSASYLLSRSEFVTSYTPYQPEMSQGTLQAIFEYQTLISRLLGMEVANASLYDGASALAEALLMAARVNRQNKIAVSGLIHPMYRRVLETYLKPTGFEIIELPYVENGRTDLTPVDGMEGLAAVAVQSPNFFGCVEDLKAIGEKAHEKKALFITSFTEPLAYGLLKNPGNLGADIACGEGQSMGIPRSFGGPALGMFAAKMKYVRNMPGRLVGETKDKDGKRGFVLTLATREQHIRREKATSNICTNSGLCALASAIYMASVGGTGIRELSQLNHDKAAYLKSELEKAGFAIPFNSPFFNEFVVKFPAGFETTYQRLLEKKIVAGLPLASYYPELEDHYLMCVTETRSKEDIDILVREVKS; encoded by the coding sequence ATGCGCTATTTACCACATACAGATGCAGATATTGCATCAATGCTTAAAGTTGTCGGAGCAGACAATCTGGAGGGACTTTTTCCCACCGTTCCTAAAGACTGTCGCTGCACCGACGATCTCAAATTACCTAAACCGTTAACGGAATGGGAACTCAACAGCTCTATAGACATGCTGGCAGGAAATGTGGCTGTATCTCCGGAATATAAAATTTTTATCGGAGCAGGGAGTTACGAGCATTTTATTCCTTCAAGTGCATCTTACCTGCTCAGTCGCTCCGAGTTTGTCACATCGTACACCCCGTACCAGCCGGAAATGAGCCAGGGAACCTTACAGGCAATCTTTGAATACCAAACCCTGATATCCCGGCTTCTGGGAATGGAAGTGGCCAATGCATCCCTTTACGACGGGGCTTCCGCCCTTGCTGAAGCGCTCCTTATGGCTGCCCGTGTCAATCGCCAGAATAAAATCGCCGTGTCAGGCCTGATTCACCCCATGTACCGCCGTGTACTCGAAACTTACCTTAAGCCCACCGGGTTCGAAATAATTGAACTGCCTTATGTTGAAAACGGCAGAACTGATCTAACCCCTGTTGACGGAATGGAAGGACTTGCCGCCGTGGCCGTACAATCTCCCAACTTTTTCGGGTGCGTGGAAGATCTTAAGGCCATTGGTGAAAAAGCCCATGAGAAAAAAGCACTTTTTATTACTTCTTTCACTGAACCGCTGGCTTACGGCCTGTTAAAAAACCCGGGAAACCTGGGTGCTGACATTGCCTGCGGTGAAGGTCAGAGTATGGGTATCCCGCGATCTTTCGGTGGACCGGCTCTGGGAATGTTTGCCGCCAAAATGAAGTATGTGCGAAACATGCCGGGACGACTGGTGGGTGAAACCAAGGACAAAGACGGAAAAAGAGGTTTTGTTTTAACTCTGGCCACCCGTGAACAGCACATCCGTCGGGAAAAGGCCACATCCAACATATGCACCAACAGCGGGCTCTGCGCACTGGCGTCTGCTATTTACATGGCCTCGGTTGGGGGTACGGGCATACGCGAGCTGTCCCAACTGAATCATGACAAGGCGGCATATCTTAAATCAGAACTTGAAAAAGCAGGATTTGCCATTCCCTTTAACAGCCCTTTCTTTAACGAATTTGTAGTTAAATTTCCTGCCGGCTTTGAGACAACCTACCAGCGATTGCTC